One Synechocystis sp. LKSZ1 genomic window, CCTAAGTTTTCAGGCCGAGGTGAAAACAGCAACCAATCAAGTGATTGTCACGGTTACTAAGGCCGAACCGAGCTTTTTGGGGCATCGTACGATTAACCTGCAAAATACAGGGGCCATTTACTTCTACTAGACCGATTGACCCATGCTTGCTCTCCGTCTCCAGGGCCTGAAGCTCTCGATCCTGGCCCTTAGCGCTGTGTTTTGGCCAACCTGGCCCAGTATTGCTTCCAGCAGTTTCTCCCGGCCAGCGGAACAGGTCGTGGACTGTGACATCCTGATCGTCGGTGCAGGCCTATCGGGAGTGGCCGCCGCCTACGAGGGCCTGTTGGCCGGTAAAACGGTGTGTCTGACGGAAATTACCGATTGGGTCGGGGGCCAGATTTCAGCCCAAGGAACGTCGGCCCTGGATGAACAACCAACCCAGGCCCAAAAGTTGTTTTATTCTCGCGGCTATCTCGATTTCCGTCGTCGCATCCAGGAAATTTACAATGCTCGACATCCCGGCGATTGTTGGGTGAGTCAATCCTGCTTTTTACCTCAGGATGGCCACCACGTCCTCTGGGAAGAACTGCAACAGGCGGCGAAAGACGGCAAGGGCCAACTGCAATGGTTCCCCAACACCGTCATCAAATCCTTGAATCTACAACCCCAAGGGTCTGGCCAGCAAATTGCTTCGGCCATTGCCATTCAGCACCGTCCCGCAAAACAGGCCCCGCCCCTCAACACCCTGCCCCTCTCCCAGACCATTGAGGACAGTTACCGCACCGAAAATTCGGCCCTGTTCGATAAAACCATTATTCAGTTCCAGCCCAAGGCCCCTCAGACAAAGCCGGCCCCCTGGTACGTTATTGAAGCCACGGAAACCGGAGAAATCATTGCCCTAGCGGATGTGCCCTATCGCCTGGGAATTGACCCCCGTTCCTACCTGGAACCCTCGGCCTCTAGCACTACGCCAGACCCCTACTGCACCCAAGGCTTTACCTATACCTTTGCCATGGAGCAGACGGCGGAACCCCAACCCCAGACCATGCCGCCCTTCTATCCCCAGTACGAACCCTACTACAGCTATGAAGCAGCCCGCTTTGCCAATCCCGATCTACTGTTTACCTACCGTCAGATCTGGAGTCCCCAACGGGGTGAACGACAACAATTTAAGGGCCTTGGCTACTATCAGCCCCTACCGGGGAATATTTCTATGCAAAATTGGACCTGGGGTAATGACTACCGACCGGGGACGGCCCAGGACAACTTCATCTACACCCGAGACCAATTGCTCAAGAGCGGTCAACTCGCCCCCGGCGGCTGGCTAGGAGGCCTACGAACCGATGCTCTCCGCAAAGGGGAAGAACACGCCCTGGCCTACTACTATTGGTTTGTGGCGGGCACGACGGATTCCCAACTGGGGCCGGGGGTCAAAAAACCGGCTCCTAACCATCGTTTTCTGCAAGGCCTGGAGTCTCCCATGGGAACGGCCCATGGCCTGTCAAAGTATCCCTACATCCGCGAATCCCGCCGTATTATCGGCCGGCCCTCGTTTTACTATCCCCAGGGCTTTACCATCAACGAAATTGATATTTCCCGCCGCGACTACGGGGAAGACTACTACCGTCAAACCCTTTCCCCCAGCGATTACCGGCAACTCCAGGCGGCCTTGGCTGGTTTAGAGGGCTTTAAAGTCCTAGAGGGCAGTCTGGCCCCAGAGGCCGTCCAACGCCGCAAACGCTCCACCCTTTACCCGGATTCCGTGGGTATTGGTTTCTATGCCATCGACTTCCATCCCTGCATGACAGAATCTCCCCCAGAAAAACCCGGCAATAAAGAACGGGAAGGTGAGCGCCAGGGCGGTAGTCGTTCCTATCCCTTCCAAATCCCCCTACGGGCCCTGATTCCCCAGCAAATTGATAATCTTCTGGTTACGGGAAAAAGTATTGCGGTCAGTCATATTGCTGCTGCCGCCTATCGGGTGCATTCCTTTGAATGGTCAGCCGGAGCCGCCGCTGGTACCGTTGCCGTATTTGCCCTCGACCAGCAAATTTTGCCCTACCAATTAGTGCAGGAACCTCTGATGGGCCAGGCCAAGTTGCCGGCCCTCCGTCGTTTGCTAGAGGAAAATGGCAACCCCACGGCCTTTCCCGATACTTCGATCTTTAACAACACCTGGGACCAGTGGCGCTAGGCTGGCGGGGCTAGGATCAGCAGTTGGCGTTGCTGGAGCTGGCGGACTTCCTCCAGGGCCATCGGCACCTGTTGGAGGTATTGGGCTACCGTCAGGCCGGGCTGATCGTCACAGGCCTGGAGCAGGGCAAATTCCCCTTCGCTCAATTCCAGGGGTTGGTAATCATAGTTAAATAAGCTCCGGCTTGGCCAACCCGTCATACAGGGGTGACGTTCGGGAATGGCAGATAGCAGTAAAGCATCATCCGACCAATCCCAGCGTTCTAGGGGCGGCTTGACCAAGAAAAACTCGTAGTGGGTAATTTCGGGATCCAGCAATTCAATCAGGCGATAGCGTTCCCGCTCGCTCAGGCCGGCCGCTCGGGCCATGAGATCTGGAGATTGGCCAAGCAGTCGTTCTAGTTGCCAGTAGAGGGGATTGGAGAAGCCGACAAATTCCAGGCCCGAAGCCGCGATTAGTTCAAACAAGGTATCAATGTTGTAGTCCACCTCCTGGGGATGGACATAC contains:
- a CDS encoding FAD-dependent oxidoreductase, giving the protein MLALRLQGLKLSILALSAVFWPTWPSIASSSFSRPAEQVVDCDILIVGAGLSGVAAAYEGLLAGKTVCLTEITDWVGGQISAQGTSALDEQPTQAQKLFYSRGYLDFRRRIQEIYNARHPGDCWVSQSCFLPQDGHHVLWEELQQAAKDGKGQLQWFPNTVIKSLNLQPQGSGQQIASAIAIQHRPAKQAPPLNTLPLSQTIEDSYRTENSALFDKTIIQFQPKAPQTKPAPWYVIEATETGEIIALADVPYRLGIDPRSYLEPSASSTTPDPYCTQGFTYTFAMEQTAEPQPQTMPPFYPQYEPYYSYEAARFANPDLLFTYRQIWSPQRGERQQFKGLGYYQPLPGNISMQNWTWGNDYRPGTAQDNFIYTRDQLLKSGQLAPGGWLGGLRTDALRKGEEHALAYYYWFVAGTTDSQLGPGVKKPAPNHRFLQGLESPMGTAHGLSKYPYIRESRRIIGRPSFYYPQGFTINEIDISRRDYGEDYYRQTLSPSDYRQLQAALAGLEGFKVLEGSLAPEAVQRRKRSTLYPDSVGIGFYAIDFHPCMTESPPEKPGNKEREGERQGGSRSYPFQIPLRALIPQQIDNLLVTGKSIAVSHIAAAAYRVHSFEWSAGAAAGTVAVFALDQQILPYQLVQEPLMGQAKLPALRRLLEENGNPTAFPDTSIFNNTWDQWR